AAAGTATGATGCGTTTTCAATAACATCTTTGACAAACGTCATTCGTTCACGCATTGCAGTTAATACTTGTAGCAAATATTCTTCCGAAAAATTTTTGTCCGCAAATTTTGATTTCAATAATTCTTCTTTCAACATGTGTAAAACTTCTTCATCAGTTTTTTTTCGTAAGTGCTGAAAGTTCAGTGAATTAAGTTTATCCACATTGAAAACTGCTCCAGATTTATGAACCCGCTCCAACGAAAATTGCTCAATCAATTCTTGCAATGAAAAATATTCTTGCTCCGTTCCGGGATTCCAGCCAAGCAACGCAACAAAATTTACAAGCGCTTCTTTCAAATATCCTTTATCGCGATAATCTTCAACAGCAACATCACCCTGACGTTTGCTGAGTTTGCTTTTATCTGGATTGAGCAACAACGGAAGATGTGCCATTTGCGGAACTTGCCAACCGAAATATTCATAGAGCAATAAATGTTTCGGAACACTCGAAAGCCATTCTTCTCCGCGAATTACGTGCGTAATGTTCATCAAATAATCATCAACAACAACAGCGAGATGATATGTTGGAAATCCATCTGACTTGAGTAAAACTTGGTCGTCAATTATCTTTGATTGAAATTCAACATCGCCGCGAACTATATCGTGAAATTTGATTGTTCGATTTTCCGGAATTTTCATTCTCACGACGTGTGGAATTTTCTTGTCAATAGTTTCCTGAATTTCTTTTTCGGAAAGTTTTAAACACGTTCTATCATATTTTACGTCAACTTTTTTTGTTTCCATTTCATTGCGCATTTGTTCAAGTCGTTCTGATGTGCAGAAGCAACGATACGCTTTTCCTTCGTGCAAAAGTTTTTCAACGTGTTGTTTGTAAATTTCTAATCGTTGCGATTGAAAGTACGGTCCTTCGTCATAATCAATTCCCGCCCAATGAAGTGCTTCAATCAATTTTTCTGTTGCTCCTTCTACGTAACGCGCTCTGTCTGTATCTTCAATACGAAGAACAAATTTTCCGTTGTGTTTTCTTGCAAATAAATAATTGTATAACGCTGTACGCAAACCACCAACGTGCAAATATCCTGTTGGACTTGGAGCAAAACGAACGTGAACTGAGTCGTGCATAATTTATCGTAAATTTTCTAAACTATGAGTTAATTTTTCAACAGTAATCTTAAACGAAACTAACTTCTCTCGCTCTTTTTCAATTACATCTTTTGGCGCGCGAGAAACAAAATTTTCATTCTCTAATTTTTGCGAAGTGGAAACAAACAAACTTTGCACACGCGCAATTTCTTTTTCAATGCGCACTCGTTCTTTTTCTAAATCAATAATCCCTTCGAGCGGGACAAACAATTCTTCACCATCCACCACCGCGCTTGAAGCAAGTTTTGGTTTTTCTCCGTTCTTTAAAAATCCTATCGCGCTTACTTTTCCGAGTCGTTTCAAATACGATTCAAATGTTGTAACGTGTGTATTGCGCTCTGCATTCGTAAATCGAAACAACACATTCACTTCTGTTGATGGCGGAACGTTCAACTCTCCCCTAATCGTGCGCACTGCATTTACTACTTCCATCATAAACCAAGCATCGCGTTCAATGTTTTTGTCAATCCATTTTTCGTTTGCTTTTGGAAAATCTGCTATCATAATGCTGTTGGCTGTTGGCTGTTGGCTGTTAGTAAACTGTTGCCAAAGTTCTTCGGTAACAAACGGCATAAACGGATGAAGCAAACGCAGTGAAGTTTCATACACATTCATTGCACGCTGCAAGACTATTTGTTTTACTTCTTGCGTTTCATCGCCATACAATCTGCTTTTCAACATTTCAACATACCAATCGCAGTAGTCGTGCCAAATAAAATCGTAGATAATTTTTGTTGCTTGATTGATTTCAAAATGTTCTAACGCGGTGTTCAAGTCTTTTATTGTTGAATGAAGCCGCGACATTATCCACTTATCTGCTAAATCAAGATAAGCAGTTTCAAGTTTCGAGTTGCGAGTTGCAAGTTGTTTTTCTTTTGAACTCGTAATTCGTAACTCGTAACCCGTAACTCTTTCAACGTTCTCTTTATTCATCAACAAAAACCGTCCCGCATTCCAAATCTTATTCGCAAAGTTTCTTCCGATTTCACATTTCTCCGAAGCGAAACGCACATCTTGCCCGAGAGGAGCAAGAAATAAAATTGAAAACCGCAACGCATCCGCTCCGTATTCATCAATCACGTTGAGCGGGTCGGGAGAATTTCCCAAACTCTTGCTCATCTTTCTTCCTTGCGAATCGCGTATGATGCTCGTGAAA
This DNA window, taken from Ignavibacteria bacterium, encodes the following:
- a CDS encoding glutamate--tRNA ligase, translating into MHDSVHVRFAPSPTGYLHVGGLRTALYNYLFARKHNGKFVLRIEDTDRARYVEGATEKLIEALHWAGIDYDEGPYFQSQRLEIYKQHVEKLLHEGKAYRCFCTSERLEQMRNEMETKKVDVKYDRTCLKLSEKEIQETIDKKIPHVVRMKIPENRTIKFHDIVRGDVEFQSKIIDDQVLLKSDGFPTYHLAVVVDDYLMNITHVIRGEEWLSSVPKHLLLYEYFGWQVPQMAHLPLLLNPDKSKLSKRQGDVAVEDYRDKGYLKEALVNFVALLGWNPGTEQEYFSLQELIEQFSLERVHKSGAVFNVDKLNSLNFQHLRKKTDEEVLHMLKEELLKSKFADKNFSEEYLLQVLTAMRERMTFVKDVIENASYFFESPTQYEENSVKKNWKEETPSQMKLLTEEFSKLVHPKKEDYETALHKTAQQLQIGNGKLIHGTRLAISGVSAGPGLYDILFILGRDESVNRMRMAIETIR
- a CDS encoding class I tRNA ligase family protein, which gives rise to ALQVVKDGTIKFHPERWEKVYEHWMTNIRDWCISRQLWWGHRIPVWYCVGDDHCTLNCKMPIVSKTKPENCKHCNSQMVQDEDVLDTWFSSWLWPFSTLGWPKENNDLKYFYPSDTLVTGPDIIFFWVARMIMAGLEVMNDVPFHNVYFTSIIRDSQGRKMSKSLGNSPDPLNVIDEYGADALRFSILFLAPLGQDVRFASEKCEIGRNFANKIWNAGRFLLMNKENVERVTGYELRITSSKEKQLATRNSKLETAYLDLADKWIMSRLHSTIKDLNTALEHFEINQATKIIYDFIWHDYCDWYVEMLKSRLYGDETQEVKQIVLQRAMNVYETSLRLLHPFMPFVTEELWQQFTNSQQPTANSIMIADFPKANEKWIDKNIERDAWFMMEVVNAVRTIRGELNVPPSTEVNVLFRFTNAERNTHVTTFESYLKRLGKVSAIGFLKNGEKPKLASSAVVDGEELFVPLEGIIDLEKERVRIEKEIARVQSLFVSTSQKLENENFVSRAPKDVIEKEREKLVSFKITVEKLTHSLENLR